From the genome of Halomonas sp. MCCC 1A13316, one region includes:
- a CDS encoding sulfurtransferase, with product MSSEENLLPLIVEPEQLADHLGNPQLLIVDVPLKAESYAEGHVPGAVFLEFGRLMRGEDEVPNEVPSVESLSQLFSSLGLTRDSHVVAYDDEGGGWAGRLLWTLELIGHTRYSYLNGGIHAWRQAGQPVSHEPTAPQPSDYEAEILHPDVAIDRFELQERLGEKGFAIWDARSPEEYRGEKGDNRQLGHIPGAVNMEWTEAMDKERALRIRDYAELVTELEALGLTPDMEVVTHCQSHHRSGFTWLVGKALGFEKMRGYAGSWKEWGNCDDTPIEK from the coding sequence ATGAGTTCCGAAGAGAACCTGCTGCCGCTGATCGTCGAACCCGAGCAGCTCGCGGACCACCTCGGCAATCCACAGCTGCTGATCGTCGATGTGCCGCTCAAGGCGGAGAGCTACGCGGAGGGACATGTCCCCGGCGCCGTCTTCCTCGAATTCGGCCGCCTGATGCGTGGCGAAGACGAGGTGCCCAACGAGGTGCCGAGCGTAGAGTCGCTGTCGCAGCTGTTCTCATCGCTCGGCCTGACCCGCGACAGCCATGTGGTGGCCTATGATGACGAGGGCGGCGGCTGGGCCGGGCGCCTGCTGTGGACACTGGAGCTGATTGGTCACACCCGCTACTCCTACCTCAACGGCGGCATCCACGCCTGGCGTCAGGCTGGCCAGCCCGTTTCCCATGAGCCGACCGCCCCCCAGCCGAGTGACTACGAGGCCGAGATCCTTCATCCCGACGTCGCCATCGATCGCTTCGAACTGCAGGAGCGCCTCGGTGAGAAGGGCTTTGCTATCTGGGACGCCCGCTCGCCGGAAGAGTACCGCGGCGAGAAAGGCGACAATCGCCAACTCGGCCATATTCCCGGTGCGGTGAACATGGAGTGGACCGAGGCCATGGACAAGGAGCGCGCCCTGCGCATCCGCGACTATGCCGAATTGGTCACCGAACTCGAGGCGCTGGGGCTCACGCCGGACATGGAAGTGGTTACCCATTGCCAAAGCCACCACCGCAGCGGCTTTACCTGGCTGGTGGGCAAGGCGCTGGGGTTCGAGAAGATGCGCGGCTACGCCGGCTCCTGGAAGGAGTGGGGCAACTGCGACGATACGCCGATCGAAAAGTAA
- the queG gene encoding tRNA epoxyqueuosine(34) reductase QueG, whose product MPHPATLDDNELAELATTIKTWGRELGFQQVGIADIDLAEDERHLQRWLDAGYQGEMGFMAKHGTKRTRPKELLPGTLRVVSVRLDYLPAEVESAKVLGQPETAYVSRYAVGRDYHKLMRKRLATLAQWIEEKAGPFGYRAFVDSAPVMERALARKAGLGWVGKNAMLLNPRAGSLFFLGELYVDLPLPVDPPFEAEHCGSCSACRTACPTDAIVEDKVVDARACISYLTIELFGSIPERFREAMGNRVFGCDDCQLVCPFTRFARATAEDDFAPRHDLDRASLVSLFGWGEDEFLDKTAGSPIRRIGYERWLRNLAVGLGNAPWSEAVVAALHARLAYPSDLVREHVRWALERQREKRGRLIASQA is encoded by the coding sequence ATGCCCCATCCCGCGACCCTGGACGACAACGAGCTGGCCGAGTTGGCCACGACCATCAAGACCTGGGGCCGCGAGCTTGGCTTTCAGCAGGTGGGTATTGCCGATATCGACCTGGCCGAAGACGAGCGCCACCTGCAGCGCTGGCTCGACGCCGGCTACCAGGGCGAAATGGGGTTCATGGCCAAGCACGGCACCAAGCGCACACGGCCGAAAGAGCTCCTCCCCGGGACGCTGCGTGTCGTCAGCGTGCGCCTGGATTACCTGCCCGCCGAGGTCGAAAGCGCCAAAGTACTGGGCCAACCGGAAACCGCCTATGTCTCACGCTATGCGGTGGGCCGCGATTACCACAAGCTGATGCGCAAGCGGCTGGCGACACTGGCCCAGTGGATCGAGGAAAAGGCCGGCCCCTTCGGCTATCGCGCCTTCGTCGATTCGGCACCCGTCATGGAACGCGCCCTGGCGCGCAAGGCTGGGCTCGGCTGGGTGGGCAAGAACGCCATGTTGCTCAACCCCCGAGCTGGCTCGCTGTTCTTCCTCGGCGAACTTTATGTCGACCTGCCGCTGCCCGTCGATCCTCCCTTCGAGGCCGAACACTGTGGCAGCTGCAGCGCCTGTCGCACGGCCTGCCCCACCGACGCCATCGTCGAGGACAAGGTGGTCGACGCCCGCGCCTGCATCTCCTACCTCACCATCGAACTGTTCGGCAGCATCCCCGAGCGCTTCCGCGAGGCCATGGGCAACCGCGTGTTCGGCTGCGACGACTGCCAACTGGTCTGCCCCTTCACTCGCTTCGCCCGCGCTACGGCAGAGGACGACTTCGCCCCACGCCACGACCTCGACCGCGCCAGCCTGGTGTCGTTGTTCGGCTGGGGCGAGGATGAGTTCCTCGACAAGACCGCCGGCAGCCCGATACGGCGCATCGGCTACGAACGCTGGCTGCGCAACCTGGCGGTGGGCCTGGGCAACGCGCCCTGGAGTGAGGCGGTGGTGGCCGCCTTGCACGCTCGCCTCGCCTACCCCTCCGATCTAGTGCGCGAGCACGTGCGCTGGGCGCTCGAGCGGCAGCGCGAGAAGCGTGGCAGGCTGATTGCTAGCCAAGCCTAG
- the orn gene encoding oligoribonuclease yields the protein MPNTSAPREDLLVWIDLEMTGLEPERERIIEVATLITDSDLNLIAEGPVLAVHQSDDLLAAMDDWNQKTHGESGLVERVKQSRIDTAEAERQTLEFLQQYVVSGSSPMCGNSVHQDRRFLEREMPGLLGFFHYRNLDVSTLKELAKRWNPGALAGFSKRNTHQALDDIRESLAELAHYRTTFLRLAGSERDEEE from the coding sequence ATGCCGAATACTTCCGCGCCACGCGAGGATCTGCTGGTGTGGATCGATCTCGAGATGACCGGGCTGGAGCCCGAGCGCGAGCGCATCATCGAGGTGGCCACCCTGATCACCGACAGCGACCTCAACCTCATCGCCGAAGGCCCGGTGCTTGCCGTGCACCAGTCCGACGACCTGCTTGCGGCCATGGATGACTGGAATCAGAAGACCCATGGAGAATCTGGCCTGGTCGAGCGGGTCAAGCAGAGCCGCATCGATACCGCCGAGGCCGAGCGACAGACTCTCGAATTCTTGCAGCAATACGTAGTCTCGGGCTCCTCGCCCATGTGCGGCAACAGCGTGCATCAGGACCGGCGCTTCCTCGAGCGCGAAATGCCCGGACTGCTGGGCTTCTTTCACTACCGCAACCTGGATGTCTCGACCCTGAAGGAGCTGGCCAAGCGCTGGAACCCGGGCGCGCTGGCCGGCTTCAGCAAGCGCAACACGCACCAGGCGCTAGACGATATTCGCGAATCGCTGGCCGAGCTGGCGCACTATCGCACTACGTTCCTGCGTCTGGCGGGCAGCGAGCGCGACGAAGAGGAGTGA
- the rsgA gene encoding small ribosomal subunit biogenesis GTPase RsgA: MSKRKLSRQQRWRIEKVQAERSRRAEQRDAQDTQKLAAGKYGPERPGRVIAHYGRTLDVQGDADEATVRCHLRANLEGLVTGDRVIWRATYDDEGNAVEGVVVARSERQNVLERPDPRGQLKPVAANIDQILIVFAVEPVPHPNLIDRYLVAAEATGIAPALVLNKIDLLPTDGGELRDLLARYEALGYPVVTTTTARDDGLDALLERLSGRTSVFVGQSGVGKSSLIDRLLPDESLRIGELSKDSRKGTHTTTTARLYRLPAADDAELIDSPGIREFGLVHLDEQQVAKGFIEFRDLLGRCRFRDCRHRQEPGCALLLAVERGDIHPQRFASYRHIVDSLSET, from the coding sequence ATGAGCAAACGCAAGCTAAGTCGCCAGCAGCGCTGGCGGATCGAAAAGGTTCAGGCCGAGCGGTCTCGGCGCGCCGAGCAGCGCGACGCCCAGGACACGCAGAAGCTCGCCGCCGGCAAATACGGCCCCGAGCGGCCCGGGCGCGTCATTGCTCATTACGGACGCACTCTCGACGTGCAGGGCGACGCCGACGAAGCGACCGTACGCTGCCATCTGCGTGCCAATCTGGAAGGGCTGGTGACCGGTGACCGAGTCATCTGGCGCGCCACTTACGACGACGAGGGCAACGCCGTGGAAGGCGTTGTCGTGGCGCGCAGCGAACGCCAGAATGTGCTCGAGCGTCCCGATCCTCGCGGTCAACTCAAGCCGGTCGCGGCCAATATCGATCAGATCCTGATCGTTTTTGCCGTTGAACCCGTTCCTCATCCCAACTTGATCGACCGCTACCTGGTAGCCGCCGAGGCCACCGGTATCGCTCCGGCGCTGGTGCTCAACAAGATCGACCTGCTGCCCACAGACGGCGGCGAGCTGCGCGACCTGCTGGCCCGCTACGAAGCGCTGGGGTATCCGGTGGTGACGACCACCACCGCCCGCGACGATGGACTCGATGCCCTGCTGGAACGACTGAGCGGGCGCACCTCGGTATTCGTCGGCCAGAGCGGCGTGGGCAAGTCGTCGCTGATCGACCGCCTGCTGCCCGATGAATCGTTGCGTATCGGCGAGCTGTCGAAAGATTCGCGCAAGGGTACCCATACCACCACCACGGCACGCCTCTACCGGTTGCCCGCCGCCGACGACGCCGAACTGATCGACTCGCCGGGGATCCGCGAATTCGGCCTGGTTCACCTGGACGAGCAGCAGGTCGCCAAAGGTTTCATCGAGTTTCGCGACCTCCTCGGCCGCTGCCGCTTTCGCGATTGCCGCCACCGCCAGGAGCCGGGCTGCGCCCTGCTCCTGGCGGTGGAGCGTGGTGATATTCACCCTCAGCGTTTTGCCAGCTATCGCCATATCGTCGATAGTCTCAGCGAGACCTGA
- the mutL gene encoding DNA mismatch repair endonuclease MutL, producing the protein MTVVDETRRIRVLDPRLANQIAAGEVVERPASVVKELVENAIDAGSTRIEVELESGGARLIRVRDDGSGIAEDDLPLALSRHATSKIASLEDLEGVASLGFRGEALASISSVSRLELVANVEDDPRSGWRVVAEGRQMEPRVSPAPHPRGTSVTVRDLFFNTPARRKFLRTEKTEYGHVEEAFRRLALSRYDIGWVLRHNQKTVHQLSAGDDAARRERRIAALLGKGFLDNALHLDLEAGGLRLWGWVGLPTHSRAQADQQYFFVNGRVVRDRLVAHAIRQAYRDVLFHGRHPVFVLYLEVDPAVVDVNVHPTKHEVRFRDGRLVHDFLFSSLHRALAEARPGGQDDGADDEVGFAESSGSDGAVHEPAGRWQQQPIRMHETNDQAERVTADRVRAFMSGYRALHPEHEEHLLTPQPADGEAGRGMALQPVREGSAVAESSALPAAEEGSGMPPLGFAIAQLHGIYILSQTAQGMIIIDMHAAHERIVYERMKNQVHGGALEAQPLLVPVSMAASHAEVATAEAERDAFSRLGVELDVAGPETLLVRQVPALLADADVEPLIRDMLSDLERYGRSDRLKARIDELLATMACHGSVRANRRLTTAEMNALLRDMERTERSGQCNHGRPTWTEMSLKQLDRLFLRGQ; encoded by the coding sequence ATGACGGTAGTCGACGAAACCCGGCGCATACGCGTTCTCGACCCCAGGCTCGCCAACCAGATCGCCGCCGGCGAGGTGGTGGAGCGCCCTGCGTCGGTGGTCAAGGAACTGGTCGAGAACGCCATCGATGCCGGCAGCACCCGTATCGAGGTGGAACTGGAGTCAGGCGGGGCGCGGCTGATTCGCGTGCGCGACGACGGCAGCGGGATCGCCGAGGACGACCTGCCGCTGGCCTTGTCGCGCCATGCCACCAGCAAGATCGCCTCGCTGGAGGATCTCGAGGGAGTGGCCAGCCTCGGTTTTCGCGGCGAGGCGCTAGCGTCCATAAGCTCGGTCTCGCGCCTCGAGCTCGTCGCCAACGTCGAGGACGATCCGCGCAGCGGCTGGCGCGTGGTGGCCGAAGGGCGCCAGATGGAGCCCCGCGTCAGCCCGGCACCGCATCCGCGGGGCACTTCTGTCACAGTACGCGACCTGTTCTTCAACACCCCGGCACGGCGCAAGTTCCTGCGCACCGAGAAGACCGAGTACGGTCACGTGGAGGAAGCTTTCCGTCGTCTCGCGCTGTCGCGCTATGACATTGGCTGGGTGCTACGTCACAACCAGAAGACCGTGCACCAGCTGTCGGCGGGTGATGACGCCGCTCGCCGCGAGCGGCGCATCGCTGCACTGTTGGGCAAGGGCTTCCTCGATAACGCCCTGCATCTCGATCTGGAAGCGGGCGGCCTGCGTCTGTGGGGCTGGGTCGGCCTACCGACACACTCCCGCGCCCAGGCCGACCAACAGTACTTCTTTGTCAATGGTCGCGTGGTACGTGACCGGCTGGTGGCGCACGCCATTCGCCAGGCCTATCGCGATGTGCTTTTCCACGGGCGGCATCCGGTTTTCGTGCTTTACCTGGAGGTCGACCCCGCGGTAGTGGATGTCAACGTTCATCCAACCAAGCACGAGGTACGCTTTCGCGATGGCCGCCTGGTCCACGATTTTCTCTTCTCCAGCCTGCACCGGGCGCTGGCCGAGGCGCGGCCGGGGGGGCAGGATGACGGCGCCGATGACGAGGTGGGCTTTGCCGAGAGTTCCGGTAGCGATGGGGCGGTGCATGAGCCTGCCGGACGCTGGCAGCAGCAGCCCATCAGGATGCATGAGACGAACGATCAGGCGGAGCGAGTCACGGCCGATCGCGTACGCGCCTTCATGAGCGGCTACCGCGCGCTGCATCCCGAACACGAGGAACACCTGCTCACGCCCCAGCCTGCCGATGGTGAAGCGGGGCGCGGCATGGCACTGCAGCCGGTGCGAGAAGGCTCGGCCGTGGCGGAGTCGTCGGCATTGCCCGCAGCGGAAGAGGGCAGCGGGATGCCGCCGCTGGGATTTGCCATCGCCCAGCTGCACGGTATCTACATCCTCTCGCAGACGGCCCAGGGCATGATCATCATCGACATGCACGCCGCCCACGAGCGTATCGTCTATGAGCGCATGAAAAACCAGGTGCATGGCGGGGCGCTGGAAGCGCAGCCGCTGCTGGTGCCGGTGTCGATGGCGGCCAGCCATGCCGAGGTGGCCACCGCCGAAGCCGAGCGCGATGCCTTCAGTCGCCTGGGGGTCGAGCTCGACGTGGCTGGCCCCGAGACCCTGCTGGTGCGCCAGGTGCCGGCGCTGCTGGCCGATGCCGATGTCGAGCCGCTGATCCGCGACATGCTGAGCGACCTGGAGCGGTACGGCCGTTCCGACCGTCTAAAGGCCCGCATCGACGAGCTGCTGGCCACCATGGCCTGCCACGGGAGCGTGCGCGCCAATCGGCGCCTGACCACAGCCGAGATGAACGCCTTGCTACGGGACATGGAACGCACCGAGCGTAGCGGCCAATGCAACCATGGTCGCCCCACCTGGACCGAGATGTCACTCAAGCAACTCGATCGCCTGTTCCTGCGCGGGCAGTAA
- a CDS encoding NAD(P)H-hydrate dehydratase — translation MSGNRSEEPQVVLRPLYRAKQVRELDRRTIAAGIEGFALMQRAATAAWQSLKSRWPGVKRITVLCGGGNNGGDGHVLAALASVAGVEVQRITLKPISALEGDAARAAEMATAAGVGLEPWSKGIAFSGEVVVDALLGTGLGGEVRGEFRNAIEAVNACGLPVLAIDIPSGLAADTGAELGMAVRATRTVTFIGDKIGLHTGRAPALTGEVHFRALGVDARSHADLAPAAELLDQDLLRVWLPPRSRDAHKGAMGHVLVLGGAPGFGGAALLASEAAARLGAGKVSLATAPEHVTACLTYRPEVMVHGLRGAAELGDLPGKADVIVIGPGLGQDAWGQGMLQAALAESGPLVVDADGLNLLASHFSGQRRDDWILTPHPGEAGRLLGLSAAEVEADRPAAVRELQQRYGGVAILKGAGSLVAGPDGMAVCPYGNPGMASGGMGDVLTGILGSLLAQGLPLETAARLGVMIHALAADMAVRDAGERGLLAADLASYARVIVNPGFEPGFHSLAGGHDAHKTR, via the coding sequence ATGTCCGGGAATCGTTCCGAGGAACCACAGGTCGTGCTGCGCCCGCTCTATCGGGCCAAGCAGGTGCGCGAACTCGATCGACGCACCATCGCCGCCGGGATCGAAGGCTTCGCGCTGATGCAGCGGGCCGCCACGGCGGCGTGGCAAAGTCTCAAGTCACGCTGGCCCGGCGTGAAGCGGATCACGGTGCTGTGTGGCGGTGGCAATAATGGCGGTGACGGCCATGTTCTGGCCGCGCTGGCGTCTGTCGCCGGGGTCGAGGTCCAGCGCATCACGCTCAAGCCGATATCGGCATTGGAAGGCGACGCGGCGCGCGCCGCCGAGATGGCCACGGCGGCGGGCGTCGGCCTGGAGCCCTGGTCCAAGGGAATCGCTTTTTCCGGCGAAGTGGTCGTCGATGCGCTGCTCGGCACTGGATTGGGCGGGGAGGTTCGGGGCGAATTCCGCAACGCCATCGAAGCAGTCAATGCTTGCGGTCTGCCGGTACTGGCCATCGACATTCCCTCCGGACTCGCCGCCGATACCGGCGCCGAGCTCGGCATGGCGGTGCGTGCCACGCGCACGGTCACTTTCATCGGCGACAAGATCGGCCTGCATACCGGTCGCGCACCGGCGCTGACCGGCGAGGTTCACTTTCGCGCCTTGGGCGTCGATGCGCGCAGTCATGCCGACTTGGCGCCGGCTGCGGAACTGCTCGATCAGGATCTGCTGAGAGTATGGTTGCCACCGCGCAGTCGCGATGCCCACAAGGGGGCCATGGGGCACGTGCTGGTGCTTGGCGGTGCGCCGGGCTTCGGCGGCGCGGCACTGCTGGCCAGCGAGGCGGCGGCGCGCCTGGGAGCCGGCAAGGTCAGCCTTGCCACGGCACCCGAGCATGTCACCGCCTGCCTGACCTACCGCCCCGAGGTGATGGTGCACGGCCTGCGCGGCGCCGCCGAGCTTGGCGACCTGCCCGGCAAGGCTGATGTCATTGTGATCGGGCCCGGGCTGGGGCAGGACGCCTGGGGGCAGGGCATGCTGCAGGCGGCGCTGGCTGAGTCCGGACCGCTGGTGGTGGATGCCGATGGCCTCAACCTGCTGGCCTCGCATTTTAGCGGCCAGCGACGTGACGACTGGATCCTGACGCCCCACCCAGGCGAGGCGGGTCGCCTGCTGGGCTTGAGTGCGGCGGAAGTGGAAGCCGACCGGCCCGCGGCGGTGCGCGAGTTGCAGCAGCGCTATGGCGGCGTGGCGATACTCAAGGGCGCCGGCAGCCTGGTGGCGGGCCCGGATGGCATGGCAGTGTGCCCTTATGGCAACCCGGGCATGGCCTCGGGGGGTATGGGCGACGTTCTCACCGGCATTCTCGGCTCGCTGCTGGCTCAAGGTCTACCGCTGGAAACGGCGGCAAGGCTCGGTGTCATGATTCATGCCTTGGCGGCCGACATGGCGGTACGCGACGCGGGGGAGCGTGGTCTGCTGGCTGCCGATCTGGCATCCTATGCCCGAGTTATCGTCAACCCTGGATTCGAGCCGGGGTTTCATTCGCTTGCAGGGGGCCATGATGCGCATAAGACTCGATGA
- the tsaE gene encoding tRNA (adenosine(37)-N6)-threonylcarbamoyltransferase complex ATPase subunit type 1 TsaE has product MRIRLDDEDRQVVFGQCLGRALKGRGRIYLEGELGAGKTTLTRGILRAHGHAGAVKSPTYTLVEPYESQGGRVYHFDLYRLGNPEELEFIGGRDLFADDALCIVEWPSRGEGWLPTPDLTVALSLAGNGRSAWLEAHTEHGRSVLEALARDATLADMISDGERETP; this is encoded by the coding sequence ATGCGCATAAGACTCGATGACGAAGACCGTCAGGTAGTCTTCGGGCAGTGCCTGGGCCGAGCCCTGAAGGGGCGAGGACGCATCTATCTCGAGGGCGAGCTGGGCGCGGGCAAGACGACGCTCACCCGTGGCATCCTGCGTGCCCACGGCCATGCCGGAGCGGTCAAGAGCCCCACCTACACGCTGGTCGAGCCCTACGAATCGCAAGGAGGGAGGGTCTATCACTTCGATCTCTACCGCCTGGGCAATCCCGAGGAGCTGGAGTTCATCGGTGGGCGCGACCTGTTCGCCGACGATGCCCTGTGCATCGTCGAGTGGCCCAGCCGAGGCGAAGGCTGGCTGCCGACGCCCGACCTGACGGTAGCCTTGTCACTCGCTGGTAACGGCCGATCGGCCTGGCTCGAGGCCCATACCGAGCATGGCCGGTCGGTGCTCGAGGCACTGGCGCGGGATGCCACTCTTGCCGACATGATCAGCGACGGAGAGCGTGAAACACCGTGA
- a CDS encoding N-acetylmuramoyl-L-alanine amidase: MSTRYLPIGPVGRAVRCHLLLAWTLLTALAVPAVPAQAAQVDNIRLWAAPDHARLVFDLSDHAEANIFTLDNPRRLVIDLDQSRLDTDLASMELEGSAITAVRSGVRDGGGLRVVLDLSREVEPRHFTLPPNEQYGHRLVVDMEYPGESAVQNPIDPIEAMIREQEIAANRHRGEAAGESSRIDPEVVAQQPAAPHPRRNIIIAVDAGHGGEDPGAIGPSGTREKDVVLEIARRLQRLIDDTEGFRAVMIRDDDYYVGLRQRTRIAREQKADFFVSIHADAFNSPRPNGSSVYALSQRGATSETAQWLAASENQADLIGGVDGNLSLNDKDEVLRGVLLDLTMTATLNDSLAIGGQVLDQLGRVNRLHKSRVEQAGFMVLKSPDIPSLLIETGFISNPDEERRLSDSGHQQRMSESIFEGIQAHFHSNPPPASLLAWQRDNQRTPSGNEYRIQPGDTLSQIAARHGVPVAQLKQANELNGDVIRVGQVLRIPRS; the protein is encoded by the coding sequence ATGAGTACGCGATATCTGCCCATCGGTCCTGTCGGGCGAGCGGTCCGCTGCCACCTGCTGCTGGCCTGGACGTTGCTGACTGCTCTGGCTGTACCCGCCGTACCCGCCCAGGCAGCTCAGGTGGATAATATTCGCCTGTGGGCGGCGCCGGATCATGCACGGCTGGTGTTCGATCTCTCCGACCATGCCGAGGCCAACATTTTCACGCTGGACAACCCGCGGCGGCTGGTGATCGACCTCGACCAGAGTAGACTCGATACCGACCTCGCGAGCATGGAGCTTGAAGGCAGCGCCATCACCGCGGTACGCAGCGGGGTTCGCGACGGCGGCGGCCTGCGCGTAGTACTCGATCTATCGCGCGAAGTGGAGCCGCGCCATTTTACCTTGCCGCCCAACGAGCAGTACGGCCATCGCCTGGTGGTCGACATGGAGTACCCCGGCGAGAGCGCGGTGCAGAACCCCATCGACCCGATCGAGGCGATGATCCGCGAACAGGAGATCGCCGCCAATCGACACCGCGGAGAGGCTGCCGGCGAATCTTCCCGCATCGACCCAGAGGTGGTGGCACAGCAGCCTGCGGCGCCGCATCCTCGCCGCAATATCATCATTGCCGTCGACGCCGGCCATGGCGGCGAGGATCCAGGTGCCATCGGTCCCAGCGGTACGCGGGAGAAGGACGTGGTACTGGAGATCGCCCGACGCCTGCAGCGCCTGATCGATGATACCGAGGGCTTCCGAGCGGTGATGATTCGCGACGACGATTACTACGTCGGGCTGCGCCAGCGAACCCGAATCGCGCGCGAGCAGAAGGCCGATTTCTTCGTCTCGATCCATGCCGACGCCTTTAATAGCCCACGACCCAACGGCAGCTCCGTCTACGCGCTGTCCCAGCGTGGCGCTACCTCGGAAACCGCCCAATGGCTGGCGGCGAGCGAGAACCAGGCCGACTTGATCGGTGGCGTGGATGGCAATCTATCGCTCAACGACAAGGACGAGGTACTGCGTGGCGTGCTGCTCGACCTGACCATGACCGCCACACTCAACGACTCCTTGGCCATCGGTGGGCAGGTGCTCGACCAGCTGGGGCGCGTCAATCGCCTGCACAAGTCGCGGGTCGAACAGGCCGGCTTCATGGTCCTGAAGTCGCCCGATATCCCCTCGCTGCTGATCGAGACGGGCTTCATCTCCAACCCCGACGAAGAGCGTCGTCTGAGCGACTCGGGCCATCAGCAGCGAATGTCCGAGTCCATTTTCGAGGGTATACAGGCGCACTTCCACAGTAACCCGCCGCCGGCCAGCCTGCTGGCCTGGCAGCGTGACAACCAGCGTACGCCCTCCGGCAACGAGTACCGTATCCAGCCGGGCGATACCCTGTCGCAGATCGCCGCACGGCACGGCGTACCGGTGGCCCAGCTCAAGCAGGCCAACGAACTCAATGGCGACGTGATCCGCGTCGGACAGGTACTACGGATTCCCCGCTCATGA